In Tachypleus tridentatus isolate NWPU-2018 chromosome 3, ASM421037v1, whole genome shotgun sequence, the sequence TTTAGTTTCGGGCTCCTTACCATAGAAAGGACATTGAAATGACGGAATATGATCAGAGGACAGAGAAAGGATACTAGGACAGTATCTGTGACAGAAAAGTTGTCATACGAGGTTAAGCTTTCTAAAATTGGTTTCTTTTTAAACAACCAGATAAAAGAGAAGGGATCTAACTGGAGTGTTcaagattgttaagggaatttATGGTGTTAATACCTCATTGTTCATCGTATTTAATGGTGGAACTGGTAAGATTAGATGGCACAAGTATAGATTTTAGTAGAGTGTGGGTCATCTAAGACCTTTAATTTAGAACAGGTTGCCTTGAGATCTTTTATAATAAGTTACTTTGAGGGAAAGTTTGATGACTATTTGAATCTAAGTGATATTATTGAGTTTTtcaatgtttagtttaatttaatggATCAAATGGGCCTTTGCTGCCTTTTTGATGTTATGTTACATAATTTAAGTTTACTATTACTTTGTCCAACTAAAAATCAAATTCAAGCTGTAAGTTAACACGTAATCAACGTACTCCAatcttgattttatatatatatgaattttatcACTGACATTTTTCAATAACTAGTATACTAATGATAATCCAAAGCACCTACCTGCagattttttgtattataatacaaACCTGTAGTAAACTAATTTCCATTCGAGGTGACACCAATCATGCAGAAAGCTGTTGATATCCTAATGGAAAAAATAGCCCCAAAAGCCCAAACAGAAGAGAATTTCGATATATACGAGATGTATCAAGGACTTACAACTGATGTCATTGGTCAAACTGCTTTTGGAGCCCAGACAAATGTCCAGCGTAATCCAAAAGATCCATTTCTGATCAATTCCAGAGCTATTTTCAACATCCAGACCTCGCAGTTTCTCATCTTTTTATCAAGTATGTTTGAATTGAATTCTCTTTGATGTTAAAAGGCACATTTCgatttctttccatttttagtctatttttaagtgttagaaattttgaaaaaacaaaattctctAGTATTTATATACAGATCGTAGGGAAAGACATGTTTTAAATGTGGCTTCATTGCATAACACTTTCAGTGTGTAATTTCACTATGTAACACACAATCAGGACGATGTACTGGTCAGTAAATTTGACTTATATGACGTACGTTCACTAAAAAGTTTcaagactgtttgtttgcttttgaatttcgcgcaaagttacccaagggctatctgcgttagccagatctaatttaacaatgtaagattagagggaagatagGTGGTCATCACCGCGCTCATCCAACTGTTGGGCaatttttttaacaacgaataatgggagattgaccgtcacattataacgcccccacagctgaaaggatgagcatgttcggtgtgatagggattcgaacccgcgaccgtcagattacgagtcgagcgccctatcaCTTTGCCATGACTGGCCTCGGTGCGTCAGGtatcacattttttttctaataaatttacagttttttttcttactttgtatTTAGTGATTACtgggtaatattattttgtatttcgaacattataaatgtatttgacTTTGTACAttcaataaaagtaaacataatttattcttGCGTTCGGTCTCATTCTACTAAAAAGTCTAGAGACGTATTCCAAATAAGtggataaaatataattactctGACTAGATGTTCCGTTTCACAGGTTAACGTCTAACATCTAGTTCTGATCTTAACTAGAAATACTTAGAATTTTGCCATATGTGCGCCAAACATTCGGTATAAATGTTAAAGTTAAACTGTTAAAAAGGCtaaaaaataaattgatgaagttaaaacaacacaatgtcCAAAATTTGGATAAAAGATCTAAAAAGAATTGAAAAGGTCAATGGGccgttataatataaaaacacaagtaaattggacagtgtcaccattgtcaatgacactgtccaaaGTTCGGGGTAAACCCATAAAAATACACGTCTGAAATGGTGTTGTTACTCACTGTCGTAATGACGTTACAACAATAAAACGTGGGCTACTTGACTTTACTGTCACTCaggccacacattggtgcatcggtcccagatgaaagaaaatgataaatGTTAGAAAAGACacatattagaaaataatagaaattctTGTTGCATGGATCATTTTCTTGAGTTGAATTTCAAGATGGAACGAAGTATTGATATGTAAATGTGTATAGAGTTATATTATCTCAAAGTAGAGCAATGTAAGTCTCCACCAGACGTTTTCTATTTGAAAATACAACTAACTAAAgtttgaaataagaaaactaCACCTGACTCGATGTTAAAAGTTTAATGTGgattatctttttatttaaacGCTTATGGTGGTTTATTGATAAACGGCTTTGGTTTTCAGTATGTTTTCCTGAGTTTCTTAGCATCGTTGGTTCAATACGAAAACTGGTGGACGTCATATGGCATCAGATATTCTCAACCCCAGGAAGATCTATAGTCGAAGGAATTACGAAAGTGATAAAGGAAAGACGAAGAAATCCAGAGGTAatatttcttcagtgtttcatcATATCGGTATTAACTCTTGTCGTGACTCAGTTTTCAGAAAGTCCGTTCCAAATTATCCCGTGAAATAGCCACTAATAATTTTATCTCTGGAGTAATGTCTTTAAAAAAAGGTGTTGTTTACATCAATATCTGAAGCCACATTCGTTGCAAGTGATAAGATTGGAGCTTTATAAAGTAGCTCTGAGAATCGCAATTGGAAGTTTTAACCTGATGGCAGGTTATGTGCACATAGATTAAATGGCTTAAATGGGTTAAAAGTTCAGGTATAGCTGTCTATAATTAGCAGCATCCGTTATCACACAGGACCCAGCATAATCATGCGGTCATAgcttttgacttgtaatctgagagtcgtcctttcaaccgtggggtgttataatgtgatggtcaatctcactattcattgataaaagagtagcccaagagttggcggtgggtggtgatgactagctgcttctagtcttaaataacgaaattaaaggcagatagccctcgtgtagctttgcgcgaaattcaaaacaaacacgcAAACCGTCATCAGAAGAACATTGTCTGGTGTTAAGCAGCACCAGTTGGAACTTTCGATCCGCAGCCCAAGATGCTAATCACCAGGCAACTCAAAACTAAAACAGGTTTTCTAAACCGTTAATGCTTCTTCTTCCTTTTAATTcgataaaataatgacattaaGGATTTACACACTTTATGACATCTTATTAAAGCAGGATATCTAAAGATGAATTCGACTATTTTTGTAACTTCCCAAACACCAGTATGGTTTGATTTTGTTTCAAAAGTCAGTTGTACTCCTCTGAACAACATCGAAATtttactgtaaattattttattggttaATCATTATAtgtaagttttgtattttctCCTATTTTTTAGCTTCGAAGAGCTGATCTTCTTCAGATGATGTTGGATACTCAAATGGCTGAAGAAGACATTGAAAATGCCACTGCTAAACACCTGACAGCTGGTGAAGACGAGCCAATAACAGGTGCTTTCAATGATGAAAAAGGTGACCTTAGGCCTAATATACTTTCATTAATGAAAAACAACTTcaacattacaatttatttagtattgaaattgtctttaaaatacaaaataaattttgatatacaCAAATCTTGCAATTCATCAATTTAAATAAGttcttacaataataattactattcaaattattacttaatataaatactgtttcaacTATTATTATACTGAACGTTTATTAGCATACCTTTATACATTATTCGCTTCTTTCACTCATACATTGTCATGAGTATACCTCTTCTTCTTGTTATAAAACATCTTAGTATGCATGGGTTTGCGAAAAAAATGAATACCCGTGCAATGAATACTAAACCACAAGGAAATGTATGATGTAACAGAGTCTGCATGCAGTCAAGGTGCCATCACTTCTGTGCAGATCACCTTCATTATTGGTTAAGACGCAGACATAAACTTGTCCTGATCCTAAACCATGCTTCATTGTAGATTTCGTAATATCACTGTTGTACCGTTCTTTTTTCTACCATATAACCAACTATAGTAATT encodes:
- the LOC143245919 gene encoding cytochrome P450 3A28-like, which translates into the protein MQKAVDILMEKIAPKAQTEENFDIYEMYQGLTTDVIGQTAFGAQTNVQRNPKDPFLINSRAIFNIQTSQFLIFLSICFPEFLSIVGSIRKLVDVIWHQIFSTPGRSIVEGITKVIKERRRNPELRRADLLQMMLDTQMAEEDIENATAKHLTAGEDEPITGAFNDEKGCLRLQHSKQTSIFRPSFLRISANVPPLITFTNRVTDEDYQLGDFKIPKDTAIQVPVWHLHHDPEIWSEPYEFKPERFLPENKKDIHSMAYQPFGSGPRNCVGMRMAQLEAKLALARILRAYKLVPSEKTGIGDIQYKVKFLTIGPINGVHVKIFPV